The Anderseniella sp. Alg231-50 genome segment CCATGGTCAGCGTATGCAGGAAGTTGTAGACGCGTTCTGCTGCCTCATCCGGATCGAGGCGCTTGCGCAACGCCGGGTCCTGTGTCGCCACGCCGACCGGGCAGCGCCCTGTGTGACAGTGATAGCACTCGCCTGCTTCCACACCCATCTCCGACGGATAATCGGCTTCCTCGATGTCCTTGTTGCAGTTCAGGGCCATCATGGCGGAATGGCCGATTGCGATGGCATCGGCTCCCAGGGCCAGTGCCTTGGCAACGTCGCCGCCGTTTCGGATACCGCCGGCATAAACCAGCGTTATCTCGCCACGCTTGCCGATGTCGTCAATGGCACGCCGGGCCTGGCGGATGGCCGCCATGCCGGGCACCCCGGTTTCCTCGGTGGCCAGATGCGGACCGGCGCCGGTGCCGCCTTCCATGCCGTCGATATAGATCGAGTCCGGATCACACTTTGCCGCCATGCGTACGTCATCGTAGACACGTGCCGCGCCAAGCTTGAGCTGGATCGGAATCTGCCAGTCGGTCGCTTCGCGAATTTCCTGGATCTTCAGTGCCAGATCGTCCGGTCCGAGCCAGTCCGGGTGCCGGGCCGGTGAACGCTGGTCGATACCGGCAGGAAGCGAGCGCATTTCTGCGACCTGATCGGTTACCTTCTGACCCATCAGGTGCCCGCCAAGACCGACCTTACAACCCTGCCCGATGAAAAATTCGCAACCGTCAGCCAGTTGCAGATGGTGCGGGTTGAAGCCATAGCGCGACTGGATGCACTGGTAGAACCACTTTGACGAATACCGCCGCTCATCCGGGATCATGCCGCCCTCGCCCGAACACGTAGCGGTGCCGGCCATGGTAGCGCCACGCGCCAAGGCAGTCTTGGCCTCGAATGACAATGCACCGAAGCTCATGCCGGTAATGTAGATCGGAATATCGAGTTCAATCGGACGCTTGGCGCGCGGACCGATAATGGTCTTGGTCAGGCATTTTTCACGATAGCCTTCGATCACGAAACGGGTCAGCGTGCCCGGAAGAAATGTCAGATCATCCCAGTGCGGGATTTTCTTGAACAGCGAGAACCCGCGCATACGGTAGCGGCCAAGTTCCGATTTGATGTGAATGTCGTTCACCACCTCCGGCGGGAACACAAATGAATTGCCGAGCTTGTATTTCTTCTCGACCTGCAACTTGGAATGGCCAGTGTCTTTTTTGGTCTTGCCAGTCATCGAATTTACTTTCCTAAATTGTTGGAGCCTGAAAACCCGGTCGCTAGAGGACCAGTTTTTTCTCCGACGGTTCGAGGTTGTCGTAGCTCCACAGCTGCTTGCCGGCGACGATCTTGGTGAAATGATCTACGCCCTTTTCCGGCATCATTTCGTATTGCGTCAGCTTGCGGGTCAGCCATGCCTTGTCCAGATCGGTCAGTTCGGCAGGAACGGCATCCACACCGAGATCCTGGATTTCGCCACCGATAAAGATGGTGCCGTCATACATGCTGTCACCGAGGTTCTTGCCGGCATTGCCGCACACGACCATGCGGCCGCGCTGCATCATGAAGCCGGAAAACGCGCCGGTGTCGCCACCGACCAGGATGGTGCCGCCCTTCTGGTCGATGCCCGTTCTGGATCCGACCGAGCCCTTGCACACAAGGTCGCCGCCGCGAATGGCGGCGCCGAAAGTCGAGCCGGCGTTCTTTTCAACAACGCAGACACCGGCCATCATGTTTTCGGCAAAAGACCAGCCAACACGCCCGGAAATCCGTACCATCGGGCCATCGAGCAGGCCGCAGCCGAAGTAGCCCAAAGATCCGTTCACGATGAAATTCATCCGGTGCAGAATGCCGACAATGATCGAATGCTTGGCGCCGGGGTTTTCCAGCACGATGGTACCGTGGCCGGATTTAATGAGATCCCGGATCTCATTATTGATCTCGGTCGCTTCCTTGTCCTGGCAATCAACCGACCCGCGCTTGTTGAAGTCCACGTCCGGGGCAAATGCATAGGCATAGCCGCCTTCGTTCTCCAGCGAGAACATGGTCTTGATGTCACGTCCCTTGAGCGGCTCCGTATGGAGGCCCATCTCTTCGCCGGCGTGGCCGGAAGTGTCTAAGCCTGCCATACTCTTACCTCCTCGTCGTAAGGGTCCCAGGTATCTATTTCATGGGGAACGATTGCCCGGATCGCGACTTCTTCAGAGGCCAGGGCAACCATGTCATCTGTTTCGTACAGAACCATCGGTTTGGCCGCCATGGAATCCTTGGCCATGCCAAGCTGATCCTTGGTGGTCACCAGATAGGTGAATACGCCGTCGATCTCTTCAATGGATTTCTTCAACGTCTCTTCCAGCGTCATGCCCTTTTCCAGGCTGGTGGCCACGTAAACCGCCAGCAACTCGGAATCGCAATTGGACACGAAACGCTGTCCTTCACGCTCCAACTGCCGACGCATCAGCCAGTAGTTGGTGATCTGGCCGTTATGCACCACGGCGATATCGCTGTATGGGTAGGCCCAGTACGGGTGGGCAGAACGGATATCGACATCCGACTCTGTCGCCATGCGGGTATGTCCGATGCCGTGGGTCCCGGTGAAATCGCCCAGCCCGTAAGCGCTGGACACCACACCGGCATCACCCAGGTCCTTGATCAGTTCCAGAGCCGATCCGATCGACAAGATTTCCGCACCTTCGATGTCCTCGATATGATCGGACAGCAGTTTCATGTCGCCGTCATATTGAATTTCATATCGAAACGCGTACTCGGTGGCTTCATCCAGTTCCTTGACCTTGACCCCAAGCGTTTTCAGGGTTTCGTCAACGGCATCCTTGCGGCGCTTGATTTCCTCGTGAATCTTGAGCGCGCCATGCAGGTCTTCCTGCTCGGCAACCTTGAAGCGCAAGACAAAGGTGTTTTCTTCAGGTTCGCCGTAAATCGCAAACCCGGTTGAATCCGGCCCCCGGTGTTTCAGGGCCTGCAGCATGCTGGTCATTTCCTGACCGACATTGCTGGAGCCCTTCCGGTGTATCAGCCCTGCAATTCCGCACATGGGCATATCTCTCCTGTTAAGTGGTTGCACGGCGGGCCGGCGCCCGCCGAAAATCAGTCGTCAAAAAGGCCGCTGGTTACGGCAGGCATTCCATGTAGGTGTCTTTGTCCCAATCGGTGACGGAAGACATGAAGCGTCCCCATTCATCCGATTTGTACTCGTGGTAGAGCCGGTACATTTCGCCGGGCAGGCCACGCTGCACGACTTCGTCAGCCTCGAGCGCCTCAAGCGCTTCACCAAGCGACATCGGAAGCTTCTTCACATCCTTGCCGGCCTTGATGGCATCATAGATGTTTCTTTCTTCCGGCTCACCGGGGTCGAGCTTGTTGACGATACCGTCATCGGCAGCCGCCAGAATGCAGGCACCCATGAGGTAAGGGTTCACCATGGAGTCCACCGAACGGTATTCAAACCGGCCCGGTGCCGACACGCGCAAGCCCGTGGTGCGGTTCTGGAAACCCCAGTCCGCAAACACCGGCGCCCAGAAACCGGTATCCCACAAGCGGCGATACGAATTCACGGTCGACGATCCGATTGCTGTCAATGCCCGCAGGTGATGCACAATGCCGCCGATGGCCTCCAGGCCGGCTTTCTGCGGCATCTGGGGATCGTCGCCATCCGGCATGAAGGTGTTGTCTCCACCTTTCACGTACATGTAGTTGTCTTTCATGCCCGGCAGTGCTTTCGGGTCATTGCCGGTGCGGCAGAACTCGTCCTCGCCGCCATGCCACAGCGACATGTTGTGGTGACAACCCGAAGCCGAAACGCCTTCAAACGGCTTGGTCATGAAGCAGGCGAAGATGCCGAACTCGCGGGCGACCTGGGCGCAGATCTGGCGGTAAGTCGTCAACCGGTCGGCATTGCGCAACACGTCGTCGTACATCCAGTTGAGTTCCAGCTGGCCCGGTGCGTCCTCGTGATCGCCCTGGATCATGTCGAGGCCCATCGCGCGGGAGTATTCCATCACTTTCATGTAGACGGGGCGCAGGCTCTCGAACTGGTCGATGTGATAACAGTAAGGCTTGGAGTATCCGTGCTCCGGCTTACCGTCCTCATTGAACTTGAGCCACATCATTTCCGGCTCGGTGCCGACACGCAGGCTGAGGCCGTTGTGCTTCTTCTTGAAGTCGTCGTGCAGGCGGCGCAGGTTGCCGCGGCAGTCGGCGGTCAGGTACCCGCCTGGATCTTCCTTCTCCTCGCGGTTGCGGAACAGTGTGCAATAGAAGCGCCCGATGCGCTTGTCCCAGGGCAGCTGCATGAAGGTTTCAGGCTCAGGAATGCCGACAAGCTCTGCTGCTTCCGGGCCGTAACCGAGATACTCGCCGGCCCGGTTGGTGAACAGGTTCATGGTTGCGCCGTAAACGAGCTGAAAGCCTTTCTTGGCGACTGCTTCCCAGTGATCGGCAGGAATACCCTTACCCATTATTTTGCCGGTGACCGACACGAACTGGAGATAGAGATACTCAATCCCCAGCTCATCGATCATTTTCCGGACTTCCTTGACCTTTTCGGCCCTGCCCGGCGCATCAACAAAATTCTCAATATCCATTGCCATTGCACGGTTTCTCCCTGGTTGCGCACCAAATTGACCAATACCATACCAATGCTATACCAATTTTGACAACCTACAAAATGAACCCAAGCGTCTTTTCGCACAAAATTCCTCATCCGGAGCAGTCCTGACTTATCCAATCATGGAGTGAGAACAGTTGCCAAAGTTGCCTGTTCTGTGTGTACTCTATTGAGGTAACTTGACGAACCGCGATCGGAAATCGATTCAAAAATGGGCGGCAACAAGCTGATATAAATGGTAATTTATCAACTCTGCTCCTATATAAGTCATTACAGGAGCGCCTGCTCGAGGGTATGATTGCAAGGCAAAGGGAATGATTTCGATTGAACACAAGAGCGCCCGAGGAGCCCGGTCCATAACATCCGAGCTCCGCAAGGCCATCGAAACAGGCAGGTATCACGACGGGGACCAATTGCCTCCGGAGCGGGACCTTTCCGAGACCTATGCAGCTTCCCGCAATACAATCAGGAAAGCGCTGGACAACCTTGAAGAGGACGGCCTGGTGGTCCGGAAAGTCGGCAGCGGCACCTTTGTCAACTATGCCGGCCCGGCAGACCTTGAGACCGAAAACGTCGTCGAACAGATCAGCCCGCTGCAGCTGATCGATGCGCGTATCGGGTTCGAACGGCAGATGACCCGGCTGGCAGTGGTGCACGCGACCGGGCGGGATATCGAGAAAATGCAGGCCCTGCTGACCCAGCTCGAGGCTTCCGAGCAGGACCGCAACACCTTTACAAAGCTGGATTCAGAGTTCCACCATCAGCTGGCCAAGGCATCCGGCAATCCGTTAATTGTAAAATTATATCATCAAATCAATGAAGTACGCACGCATTCTCAGTGGAGAAAAGCGCGTGAACTGGTTCTCAGCCCCGAGAAAATCCGCCAGTACAACAAATTCCACAGGGGCATACTGGACGCACTGATAAACCGTGACACCAAGTCGGCCATCGATGCGTTGAATGCCCACATGGAGCTGGCCCACCTTGATCTTGTCGGCACAACCTCCGACGACTGATCAGCCCCCGCGCCACCCGGCACTCACCCGGAGCCGGCAAGCTTCGGTTTTTGCCCCTGCCCCCCGGTGCTCATGTGAATTGGCCGGTCGTGCTGAAGTGCGGGAATCCTGGCTCTCGCGGCTGCGACCCTGGACATATCCAGATCAGCCACAATGTATCCCTCACCATCGCCGGCATCGGCCAAAACCTCACCCCACGGGTCAATGATCAGAGAATGCCCGTAGCACTCGCCGCCACCGGATATTTTGCCGTATTGGCAGGGAGCTATTACATAGCACCCGGTCTCAATGGCCCTGGCACGCTGCAATACGTGCCAATGAGCCTGCCCTGTAACCTTGGTGAATGCGGCCGGAGATGCCAGCACCCCGGCGCCCTGCTTGGCGAGTTGCCGGTACAGTGCGGCGAACCGCAGGTCATAGCAGATCGACAGTCCCAGGGTTGCCCAGGGCGTGTCGGCCACGACGGCCTGGTCGCCCGGCGATATGGTCGCTGACTCACGATATGACCCACCGTCGAGATCCACGTCGAACATGTGGATCTTGTCATAGCGCGCTACCGTCTCGCCTTCGGCATTGATCAGGTACGAGCGGTTGGATATGCGTCCGTCATTGTTCTGCACGCCAATTGACCCGAGCAGGAACCAGACCCCGAGCCTGCAGGCCGCTTCGGCAAACGCCGGCAGCACCGGATGCTCTGCTTCCGGGTACGCACCGGGAAGAAACAGACCGTCCCTGGTTTCCAGACCGGAAAAGTACTCCGGCGTTGCAATCAACTGAGCGCCGTCTGCGGCGGCCTCACCGGCCAATCGCAGGCTTGTCTCTATATTGTGCAGAACATCCGGTGTGGCGCAGTTCTGCAGGCAGGCCACCGAAAATTTGTCGGACATCGCTTAATCCCATCGTGCTTGATGACAACCAATTCTATACCAATTCAACTTGCCTCAACATAATACGGCAAAGCAACTTGCAGACGTCAACCCGACAGTACGGGTCGCTTTGCGAAACAGGCAAAAAATTGGCATATTTCCCTGCACACCTGCTCGATCCGCACAATTCTCGGGCTCAGAGGCACCCCCCAACATGCTGCAAGTCAACCAATTTTACCAATTGGATCACAATCGGTTCTATTTTGGGTTGATTTGGTTCTGAAATCGGCCAATAGTGTGGGAGATGTCGCCGCTCAGAAAACGGAAAGAACATCCAATAAGCAAATTCAGCACTAGGTATGCCCAATGAGGGCTCATCAAATCCGGGAGGAATGACGATGAAGATTACAAAACTGCTGGCCACTTCGGCCATTGTTGCCGCCAGTCTGGCGTTTACTTTACCGGCATACGCAGAAGCAGAATCCGATGATCCGATCATCATGGTTCAAAACAACTGGACCAGCCAGCTGGTGCTGTCTTTTGTTGTCGGCAAGACGCTGGAAGGCATGGGATACACGGTCGAGTA includes the following:
- a CDS encoding FCD domain-containing protein — translated: MISIEHKSARGARSITSELRKAIETGRYHDGDQLPPERDLSETYAASRNTIRKALDNLEEDGLVVRKVGSGTFVNYAGPADLETENVVEQISPLQLIDARIGFERQMTRLAVVHATGRDIEKMQALLTQLEASEQDRNTFTKLDSEFHHQLAKASGNPLIVKLYHQINEVRTHSQWRKARELVLSPEKIRQYNKFHRGILDALINRDTKSAIDALNAHMELAHLDLVGTTSDD
- a CDS encoding nitrilase-related carbon-nitrogen hydrolase, yielding MSDKFSVACLQNCATPDVLHNIETSLRLAGEAAADGAQLIATPEYFSGLETRDGLFLPGAYPEAEHPVLPAFAEAACRLGVWFLLGSIGVQNNDGRISNRSYLINAEGETVARYDKIHMFDVDLDGGSYRESATISPGDQAVVADTPWATLGLSICYDLRFAALYRQLAKQGAGVLASPAAFTKVTGQAHWHVLQRARAIETGCYVIAPCQYGKISGGGECYGHSLIIDPWGEVLADAGDGEGYIVADLDMSRVAAARARIPALQHDRPIHMSTGGQGQKPKLAGSG
- a CDS encoding glutamine amidotransferase; protein product: MCGIAGLIHRKGSSNVGQEMTSMLQALKHRGPDSTGFAIYGEPEENTFVLRFKVAEQEDLHGALKIHEEIKRRKDAVDETLKTLGVKVKELDEATEYAFRYEIQYDGDMKLLSDHIEDIEGAEILSIGSALELIKDLGDAGVVSSAYGLGDFTGTHGIGHTRMATESDVDIRSAHPYWAYPYSDIAVVHNGQITNYWLMRRQLEREGQRFVSNCDSELLAVYVATSLEKGMTLEETLKKSIEEIDGVFTYLVTTKDQLGMAKDSMAAKPMVLYETDDMVALASEEVAIRAIVPHEIDTWDPYDEEVRVWQA
- a CDS encoding GXGXG motif-containing protein, which codes for MAGLDTSGHAGEEMGLHTEPLKGRDIKTMFSLENEGGYAYAFAPDVDFNKRGSVDCQDKEATEINNEIRDLIKSGHGTIVLENPGAKHSIIVGILHRMNFIVNGSLGYFGCGLLDGPMVRISGRVGWSFAENMMAGVCVVEKNAGSTFGAAIRGGDLVCKGSVGSRTGIDQKGGTILVGGDTGAFSGFMMQRGRMVVCGNAGKNLGDSMYDGTIFIGGEIQDLGVDAVPAELTDLDKAWLTRKLTQYEMMPEKGVDHFTKIVAGKQLWSYDNLEPSEKKLVL
- a CDS encoding glutamine synthetase; its protein translation is MAMDIENFVDAPGRAEKVKEVRKMIDELGIEYLYLQFVSVTGKIMGKGIPADHWEAVAKKGFQLVYGATMNLFTNRAGEYLGYGPEAAELVGIPEPETFMQLPWDKRIGRFYCTLFRNREEKEDPGGYLTADCRGNLRRLHDDFKKKHNGLSLRVGTEPEMMWLKFNEDGKPEHGYSKPYCYHIDQFESLRPVYMKVMEYSRAMGLDMIQGDHEDAPGQLELNWMYDDVLRNADRLTTYRQICAQVAREFGIFACFMTKPFEGVSASGCHHNMSLWHGGEDEFCRTGNDPKALPGMKDNYMYVKGGDNTFMPDGDDPQMPQKAGLEAIGGIVHHLRALTAIGSSTVNSYRRLWDTGFWAPVFADWGFQNRTTGLRVSAPGRFEYRSVDSMVNPYLMGACILAAADDGIVNKLDPGEPEERNIYDAIKAGKDVKKLPMSLGEALEALEADEVVQRGLPGEMYRLYHEYKSDEWGRFMSSVTDWDKDTYMECLP
- a CDS encoding glutamate synthase-related protein produces the protein MTGKTKKDTGHSKLQVEKKYKLGNSFVFPPEVVNDIHIKSELGRYRMRGFSLFKKIPHWDDLTFLPGTLTRFVIEGYREKCLTKTIIGPRAKRPIELDIPIYITGMSFGALSFEAKTALARGATMAGTATCSGEGGMIPDERRYSSKWFYQCIQSRYGFNPHHLQLADGCEFFIGQGCKVGLGGHLMGQKVTDQVAEMRSLPAGIDQRSPARHPDWLGPDDLALKIQEIREATDWQIPIQLKLGAARVYDDVRMAAKCDPDSIYIDGMEGGTGAGPHLATEETGVPGMAAIRQARRAIDDIGKRGEITLVYAGGIRNGGDVAKALALGADAIAIGHSAMMALNCNKDIEEADYPSEMGVEAGECYHCHTGRCPVGVATQDPALRKRLDPDEAAERVYNFLHTLTMEAQMMARACGKTNIHSLEPEDLAALTMEASAIAQVPLAGTDFTVGVDDYHHI